One region of Sulfuriroseicoccus oceanibius genomic DNA includes:
- a CDS encoding M48 family metallopeptidase, giving the protein MTPFAIALLIIVGVFLLESVATVLNSRSTAPRPPKGFEGVYDLDRYARSQEYKRTNSEFGLFQNILSLAALLAFWLLGGFGWLHEWSQTWQMNEILRGVCVIGLVGAVSSLISLPFSIYDTFVIEERFGFNKTTPRTFITDQLKSILLAVLLGGPLIAGVLWIFHTFDNAWLWAWGSLTAVTLLLSYLAPRFIMPLFYKFTPLEDGELQSAINVMAERCGFPVTGIYVIDGSRRSSKANAFFTGFGKNRKIALFDTLIDNHTTEELVGVLAHEIGHFKLRHIIQQMAFGILQTGLMLYLLNYFVTKPEIYQAFNVNPGTDLPVHFGIIFFMMLYGPIALILGIITNKLSRIHEFQADAYAAKATGTPKALASALKKLTADSLGNLTPHPMEVFLHYSHPPTPKRVAALEQMPVKPLDPAPAAAQGESA; this is encoded by the coding sequence ATGACTCCCTTCGCCATTGCGCTCCTCATCATCGTCGGTGTTTTTCTTTTGGAAAGTGTCGCCACCGTTCTAAATAGCAGATCCACAGCACCGCGTCCGCCGAAGGGATTCGAAGGAGTTTACGATCTCGACCGCTACGCCCGCTCGCAGGAGTACAAGCGCACCAACTCGGAGTTCGGCTTGTTCCAGAACATCCTCTCGCTCGCGGCACTGCTGGCATTCTGGTTGCTCGGCGGCTTTGGCTGGTTGCACGAGTGGTCGCAGACCTGGCAGATGAACGAAATCCTGCGCGGTGTCTGCGTGATCGGCCTCGTCGGAGCGGTATCAAGCCTGATCTCGCTGCCATTCTCGATCTACGACACCTTCGTCATCGAGGAACGTTTCGGCTTCAACAAAACCACGCCACGCACGTTCATCACCGACCAACTCAAGTCCATCCTGCTGGCGGTGCTCCTTGGCGGACCGCTGATCGCCGGCGTGCTCTGGATCTTCCACACCTTCGACAACGCCTGGCTGTGGGCGTGGGGCAGCCTTACCGCCGTCACACTCCTCCTGTCCTATCTGGCACCGCGCTTCATCATGCCGCTCTTCTACAAGTTCACCCCACTTGAGGATGGTGAGCTGCAAAGTGCCATCAACGTCATGGCGGAGCGCTGTGGGTTCCCCGTCACCGGCATCTACGTCATCGACGGATCGCGCCGCTCGTCCAAGGCCAACGCCTTCTTCACCGGCTTCGGCAAAAACCGCAAGATCGCTCTCTTCGACACCTTGATCGACAACCACACCACCGAAGAACTCGTCGGTGTGCTCGCCCATGAGATCGGCCATTTCAAACTTCGCCACATCATCCAGCAAATGGCGTTCGGCATCCTGCAGACAGGCCTGATGCTCTATTTGCTCAACTACTTCGTCACCAAGCCGGAGATCTACCAAGCCTTCAACGTGAACCCAGGAACTGATCTGCCCGTTCACTTCGGCATTATTTTCTTCATGATGCTCTACGGCCCGATCGCCCTGATCCTCGGCATCATCACCAACAAACTCAGCCGCATCCACGAGTTCCAAGCCGATGCCTACGCCGCCAAGGCCACCGGCACGCCGAAAGCCCTCGCCTCCGCGCTGAAAAAACTCACCGCCGACAGCCTCGGCAATCTCACCCCGCATCCAATGGAGGTCTTCCTCCACTACTCCCACCCGCCGACACCAAAACGCGTCGCGGCCCTGGAACAGATGCCCGTCAAACCTCTCGACCCCGCCCCAGCAGCTGCCCAGGGAGAAAGCGCGTAA
- a CDS encoding DUF1254 domain-containing protein has translation MKTSQLAVIAALSSLAIHPLSADPEVPKGYNTIIPPEILTPDKVDTAYLGELVFDDGRPSEETSQKLYDHLVYLRAVEVFLNWMPACSIEALRVGHLQAGVTEAHHVGITEDLMDSNPLFLTGNTDTVYASAMLDLERDGPTVVEIPPNCGPGTVNDAFFRFVVDMGAPGPDRGQGGKYLILPPDYIGMPIAFSQAGQVVPVTVEGKTESYYVVQSPSYTNWLILRGFLVDGKPDASVKMFKDGLKIYPLKDAKRPPQMKFLNLSKKVLNTIHANNEMFYEELNHVIQKEPVGLVDPELRGLAAAIGIEKGKPFKPDARTAELLKEAAAVGNGMARAISFDARDPAAFIYEDSQWKTAFIGGDYRWLKDGGHGGRYQDARTMFFYFATVNTPAMAAKMVGVGSQYAWIDRDKEGDFLNGSETYRLNIPADVPAKDFWSVVVYDPQTRSQLQTDQPLPSLNSKKSEYETNADGSVDLYFGPRAPEGKEANWIQTVRGKGWFAILRIYGPLESWFDQSWKPGEIELME, from the coding sequence ATGAAAACTTCCCAGCTTGCAGTCATTGCCGCACTGTCCTCTCTTGCTATTCACCCTCTCTCTGCCGATCCCGAGGTTCCGAAGGGGTATAACACAATCATTCCACCGGAGATTCTAACGCCTGACAAAGTGGACACGGCGTATTTGGGGGAGTTGGTTTTTGATGATGGTCGTCCGAGTGAGGAGACGTCGCAGAAGCTCTACGACCACCTAGTGTACCTGCGGGCGGTGGAGGTTTTTCTGAACTGGATGCCGGCTTGTTCGATTGAGGCGCTGCGAGTGGGGCACCTGCAAGCAGGGGTGACGGAAGCGCATCATGTAGGGATCACTGAGGATTTGATGGATTCGAATCCGCTGTTTCTGACGGGGAACACAGACACGGTGTATGCCTCGGCGATGCTGGATTTGGAGCGCGATGGGCCGACGGTGGTGGAGATCCCTCCGAACTGCGGGCCGGGAACGGTGAACGATGCGTTCTTTCGGTTTGTGGTGGACATGGGCGCTCCGGGACCTGACCGCGGGCAAGGGGGGAAGTATTTGATTTTGCCGCCGGATTATATCGGGATGCCGATAGCGTTTTCGCAAGCGGGGCAAGTGGTGCCGGTGACGGTCGAGGGCAAGACAGAGAGTTATTATGTGGTGCAATCGCCGTCGTATACCAACTGGCTGATCCTGCGAGGGTTCCTCGTGGATGGAAAGCCGGACGCGTCGGTGAAGATGTTCAAGGACGGACTGAAGATTTACCCACTGAAGGATGCCAAGCGGCCGCCGCAGATGAAGTTTCTCAACCTTTCCAAAAAGGTGCTCAATACCATCCACGCGAACAATGAAATGTTCTATGAGGAGCTGAACCACGTGATCCAGAAGGAACCGGTCGGTTTGGTGGACCCTGAGCTGCGGGGACTGGCGGCAGCGATCGGGATTGAGAAAGGCAAGCCGTTCAAACCGGACGCACGAACTGCGGAGCTACTCAAGGAGGCGGCGGCGGTTGGTAATGGGATGGCGCGTGCGATTAGCTTCGATGCGCGTGATCCGGCAGCGTTCATCTACGAAGACAGTCAATGGAAGACGGCATTTATTGGGGGCGATTATCGCTGGCTCAAGGATGGCGGTCATGGTGGACGCTACCAAGATGCGCGCACGATGTTCTTTTACTTCGCGACGGTGAACACTCCGGCCATGGCTGCAAAGATGGTGGGAGTTGGATCTCAGTATGCGTGGATCGACCGCGACAAGGAGGGGGACTTCCTCAATGGATCTGAGACCTATCGGCTCAATATTCCGGCCGACGTGCCGGCGAAGGATTTCTGGTCGGTGGTGGTGTACGACCCACAGACCAGGTCGCAGCTCCAGACGGATCAGCCGCTCCCAAGTCTGAATAGTAAGAAGAGCGAGTATGAGACCAATGCCGACGGGTCGGTGGATCTGTACTTTGGTCCCAGAGCCCCAGAGGGCAAGGAAGCCAACTGGATCCAAACCGTGCGAGGCAAGGGGTGGTTTGCGATTTTGCGGATCTACGGGCCACTGGAGTCGTGGTTCGACCAGAGCTGGAAGCCAGGTGAGATCGAGTTGATGGAGTGA
- a CDS encoding L-fucose isomerase has protein sequence MKSVFTPDNLPKIGIRPTIDGRRGGVRESLEEQTMNQAKATAALISQSLRYPDGSPVECVIADTCIGGVAEAAACADKFRKENVGVSLTVTPCWCYGSETMDMDPHTPKAVWGFNGTERPGAVYLAAALAGHSQKGLPAFGIYGRDVQEASDTSIPDDVAAKILAFCRAGLSVALMRGKSYLSLGGTSMGIAGSVVDPDFFQDYLGIRVEAVDMTEVARRMERGIYDPDEYEKALAWVKQNCPEGKDYNSPETQRSREQLDSEWEQSVKMAIIARDLMVGNERLAELGYGEEAHGRNAICGGFQGQRQWTDHYPNGDFMEAILTTSFDWNGKRAPYQFATENDALNAVTMLFGNLLTNTAQIFADLRTYWSPDAVKRVAGHDLTGAASDGLLHLINSGPAALDGTGKMSVDGKPAMKPFWDITDDEVKACLDATTWHPSITEYFPGGGMSTRYATKGGMPATIARLNLIKGIGPVLQLAEGVTVELPQDVHDALDERTNPSWPTTWFCPKLTGEGAFTDTYSVMNNWGANHCVMSYGHIGADLITLASMLRIPVYMHNVSHERIFRPSSWAGHGTADKESADFRACTNYGPLYS, from the coding sequence ATGAAATCCGTGTTCACACCTGACAACCTACCGAAAATCGGTATCCGCCCGACCATCGACGGCCGCCGCGGCGGCGTCCGCGAGTCGCTCGAAGAACAAACCATGAACCAGGCCAAGGCCACCGCCGCCTTGATCTCGCAATCGCTGCGCTACCCGGATGGCTCGCCGGTCGAATGCGTCATCGCCGACACCTGCATCGGCGGCGTGGCGGAAGCCGCGGCCTGTGCCGACAAGTTCCGCAAAGAAAATGTCGGCGTCTCGCTCACGGTGACTCCATGTTGGTGCTACGGATCCGAGACCATGGACATGGACCCGCACACACCAAAGGCGGTTTGGGGGTTCAACGGGACCGAGCGCCCAGGCGCGGTCTACCTTGCCGCGGCGTTGGCGGGGCATTCGCAGAAAGGGTTGCCGGCCTTTGGCATCTACGGTCGTGACGTGCAGGAAGCCTCTGACACATCGATCCCGGACGACGTCGCCGCCAAGATCCTCGCCTTCTGCCGCGCCGGATTGTCGGTCGCGTTGATGCGCGGCAAGTCCTATCTTTCTCTGGGCGGCACGTCGATGGGCATCGCCGGCTCGGTCGTCGATCCCGACTTCTTCCAAGACTACCTCGGCATCCGCGTCGAAGCCGTCGACATGACCGAAGTCGCCAGACGCATGGAACGCGGCATCTACGACCCGGACGAATACGAAAAGGCCCTCGCTTGGGTGAAGCAGAACTGTCCGGAAGGCAAAGACTACAACTCGCCGGAAACCCAGCGCTCCCGCGAGCAACTCGACTCGGAATGGGAGCAATCAGTCAAAATGGCGATCATCGCGCGTGACCTGATGGTCGGCAACGAGCGCCTGGCCGAGCTCGGCTACGGTGAAGAAGCCCACGGCCGCAACGCGATCTGCGGTGGATTCCAAGGCCAGCGCCAATGGACCGACCACTACCCGAATGGCGACTTCATGGAAGCCATTCTCACCACGTCCTTCGACTGGAATGGAAAGCGCGCGCCTTATCAGTTTGCCACGGAGAACGACGCCCTCAACGCAGTGACCATGCTCTTTGGCAACTTGCTCACCAACACGGCACAGATCTTCGCCGACCTGCGCACCTATTGGTCACCGGACGCGGTCAAACGCGTGGCGGGCCACGACCTCACCGGCGCGGCATCCGACGGTCTGCTCCATTTGATCAACTCGGGACCGGCGGCACTCGACGGCACCGGCAAAATGTCCGTCGACGGCAAACCTGCGATGAAGCCGTTCTGGGACATCACCGACGACGAAGTCAAAGCCTGCCTCGACGCCACCACCTGGCATCCCTCGATCACCGAATACTTCCCGGGCGGCGGCATGAGCACCCGCTACGCAACCAAAGGGGGCATGCCCGCCACCATCGCCCGCCTCAATTTGATCAAAGGCATCGGTCCCGTGCTTCAGTTGGCCGAGGGCGTCACCGTCGAGCTGCCGCAAGACGTCCACGACGCGCTCGACGAGCGCACCAACCCATCGTGGCCTACGACTTGGTTCTGCCCGAAACTTACCGGCGAAGGCGCGTTCACCGACACGTATTCCGTGATGAACAACTGGGGCGCCAACCACTGCGTCATGAGCTACGGCCACATCGGTGCCGATCTGATCACCCTCGCCTCCATGCTGCGCATCCCGGTCTACATGCACAACGTCAGCCACGAGCGCATCTTCCGCCCATCCTCGTGGGCCGGCCACGGCACGGCTGACAAGGAGTCCGCCGATTTCCGCGCCTGCACCAACTACGGGCCGCTCTACAGCTAA
- the dusB gene encoding tRNA dihydrouridine synthase DusB, whose translation MLHWLQDKSAFPLYLAPMAGVTDYVFRQICHELGADVMVTEFVSAEGIIQQDERTRRYTEFPDEQRPVGVQLFGANPENLAKAAQKVVAWKRPDFIDINFGCPVNKVVSRNGGSSLLRDCPLLGSVAEAIVKAVDVPVTAKIRVGWDQQSINAVEVCKLLENVGVQAVAIHGRTRSQGYTGEANWDIIGECADNVNIPVIGNGDIATGADVQKRKTETNVAGVMIGRAAMQYPWVFRDAKHFLKTGELPEPASVQERWELMRRHATLAIERGHKGNERQTLTGMRSRLMAYSKGLPGGRTLRTQFSQVSSISELEDIAATHMASLDDLPEHQRSLSHPQISGKGI comes from the coding sequence ATGCTCCACTGGCTCCAAGACAAATCCGCGTTCCCCCTCTACCTGGCTCCCATGGCCGGGGTGACCGACTACGTCTTCCGCCAGATCTGCCACGAGCTCGGCGCCGACGTCATGGTCACAGAGTTCGTCTCCGCGGAAGGCATCATCCAGCAGGACGAGCGTACCCGTCGTTACACCGAGTTCCCGGACGAACAGCGCCCCGTCGGGGTTCAGCTCTTTGGCGCCAATCCGGAGAACCTCGCCAAAGCCGCACAGAAGGTCGTGGCCTGGAAGCGCCCCGACTTCATCGACATCAACTTCGGCTGCCCGGTGAACAAAGTGGTCTCCCGCAACGGCGGATCTTCGCTCTTGCGCGACTGCCCATTGCTCGGCTCGGTTGCTGAGGCCATCGTCAAAGCCGTCGATGTCCCCGTCACCGCCAAAATCCGCGTCGGCTGGGACCAGCAATCCATCAACGCGGTCGAGGTCTGCAAACTACTCGAAAATGTCGGCGTCCAAGCTGTCGCTATCCATGGCCGCACCCGCTCGCAGGGCTACACCGGCGAAGCCAACTGGGACATCATCGGCGAATGCGCCGACAACGTGAACATCCCCGTCATCGGCAACGGCGACATCGCCACCGGCGCCGACGTCCAGAAGCGCAAGACCGAAACCAATGTCGCAGGTGTCATGATCGGCCGCGCCGCCATGCAGTACCCATGGGTCTTCCGCGACGCCAAACATTTCCTCAAGACCGGCGAACTACCAGAACCCGCCTCCGTCCAGGAGCGATGGGAGTTGATGCGCCGCCACGCCACCCTCGCCATCGAACGAGGCCACAAAGGCAACGAGCGCCAAACCCTCACCGGCATGCGCTCACGCTTGATGGCCTATTCGAAAGGCTTGCCTGGCGGTCGCACACTGCGCACACAGTTCTCCCAAGTCTCATCCATCAGCGAACTCGAAGACATCGCAGCGACCCACATGGCATCGTTAGACGACCTTCCGGAGCACCAGCGCTCCCTGTCGCACCCACAGATTTCCGGCAAAGGCATCTAA
- a CDS encoding DeoR/GlpR family DNA-binding transcription regulator gives MLAAERHHQIMNKIASQGSVRTKELADELEVTDETIRKDLELLEGQGVLVRTHGGAVPARRGQRELTLTERQLLNREAKQAIAKAAAQRIQPEETIFIDASSTALGVTQYLPDFPITVITNSHDVISALAGISTVELVSTGGVFESRSRSFIGLDAERSLQRYNIHRMFFSGNGLDLQRGVSEGNSRQAAFKEHVMAASEDVCLLADESKIGRRSAFFFGDCTQLSTLITTSKADKSITDSLKNLGIEVITA, from the coding sequence ATGCTTGCCGCCGAGAGACACCACCAGATCATGAACAAGATTGCGTCCCAGGGTTCGGTCCGCACCAAGGAGCTCGCCGATGAACTCGAAGTCACCGACGAGACCATCCGGAAGGACCTGGAGCTCTTGGAAGGCCAAGGCGTACTGGTGCGCACGCACGGTGGCGCCGTTCCCGCGCGCCGCGGCCAGCGCGAGTTGACCCTGACCGAACGCCAGCTCCTCAACCGGGAAGCCAAGCAAGCCATCGCCAAAGCGGCAGCACAGCGCATCCAACCCGAGGAGACCATCTTCATCGACGCCAGCTCGACCGCGCTTGGAGTGACCCAATACCTCCCCGACTTTCCCATCACCGTCATCACCAACTCCCACGACGTCATCTCCGCACTGGCGGGGATCAGCACGGTGGAGCTGGTCTCTACCGGCGGCGTGTTCGAATCGCGCTCGCGCTCGTTCATCGGACTCGACGCCGAGCGCTCGCTGCAACGTTACAACATCCACCGCATGTTCTTCTCCGGCAACGGGCTCGACCTGCAGCGCGGAGTAAGCGAAGGCAACTCCAGACAGGCCGCATTCAAAGAGCACGTGATGGCGGCTTCGGAGGACGTCTGCTTGCTAGCCGACGAAAGTAAAATCGGCCGCCGCTCCGCCTTCTTCTTCGGCGACTGCACGCAACTGAGCACGCTCATCACCACCTCCAAGGCGGACAAGAGTATCACCGACTCGCTAAAAAACTTGGGAATCGAAGTGATCACTGCTTGA
- a CDS encoding BMC domain-containing protein: MNKALGMIETVGYVGSVEASDAMAKSADVEIVKQVQIGAGYLTILVQGDVGSVKSAVDAGAEAAARVGELVSAHVIARPVAGLLKQFGI; the protein is encoded by the coding sequence ATGAACAAGGCTCTGGGTATGATCGAAACAGTAGGCTACGTCGGCAGCGTCGAGGCATCGGATGCGATGGCCAAATCGGCGGACGTGGAAATCGTCAAGCAGGTGCAGATCGGTGCGGGCTACCTCACGATTCTCGTGCAGGGCGATGTCGGCAGCGTGAAGTCCGCTGTTGATGCCGGTGCGGAAGCCGCCGCGCGTGTCGGCGAGTTGGTCAGCGCGCACGTCATCGCCCGTCCGGTAGCTGGCTTGCTCAAGCAGTTCGGGATCTAA
- a CDS encoding BMC domain-containing protein codes for MAKQALGMIETKGLTALIEASDAAIKAADVTMTGWEKIGSGLVCGFFVGDVAAVKAGVDAGAEAAAQVGEVNSVLVIPRPHEDLGKLGPWIK; via the coding sequence ATGGCAAAACAAGCACTTGGAATGATCGAAACCAAAGGGCTCACCGCGTTGATCGAAGCATCGGACGCAGCAATCAAGGCTGCGGATGTGACGATGACCGGATGGGAGAAAATCGGCTCGGGACTCGTTTGTGGGTTCTTTGTCGGCGACGTCGCTGCGGTGAAAGCTGGCGTGGATGCCGGCGCGGAAGCTGCAGCGCAGGTGGGCGAAGTGAACTCGGTGTTGGTGATCCCACGCCCTCACGAGGATTTGGGCAAGCTTGGTCCTTGGATCAAGTAA
- a CDS encoding zinc metallopeptidase — protein MMNIDFLPDVIAATQQSQGGGFSMSYLIIIGGMMLLSMLVSHTLKRRFHEYSDIPLPMTGREVAERMLRDNGITDVQVISTPGQLTDHYNPMDKTVNLSEPVYHMANVAAAAVAAHECGHAVQHQKAYHWLQLRSKMVPAVSFASQIQQYLMFAFIFGLFYTGSVWMLWAMVISLAVIAGFSLVTLPVEFDASNRALAWMERSGIAGRIEHDRAKNALFWAAMTYVVGALTALAQLGYWLMILLGRRD, from the coding sequence ATGATGAACATCGACTTCCTCCCAGACGTGATCGCCGCTACCCAGCAAAGCCAGGGTGGCGGATTCAGCATGTCCTACCTGATTATCATCGGCGGCATGATGCTGCTGAGTATGCTGGTGAGCCACACGCTCAAGCGGCGCTTCCACGAGTACTCCGACATTCCTCTGCCGATGACCGGGCGCGAGGTGGCGGAAAGAATGCTGCGCGACAATGGCATCACGGACGTCCAGGTGATCAGTACACCTGGCCAATTGACCGACCACTACAATCCGATGGATAAGACGGTGAACCTGAGTGAGCCGGTCTACCACATGGCGAATGTTGCGGCGGCAGCCGTGGCGGCGCACGAATGCGGCCACGCGGTGCAGCACCAAAAGGCGTACCACTGGTTGCAGCTGCGCTCGAAGATGGTGCCGGCGGTGAGCTTTGCCAGCCAGATCCAGCAGTACTTGATGTTCGCGTTTATCTTCGGTCTGTTTTACACGGGCTCGGTATGGATGCTGTGGGCGATGGTGATTTCGCTGGCGGTGATCGCTGGTTTCTCGTTGGTCACGTTGCCGGTGGAATTCGATGCGAGTAACCGCGCACTGGCGTGGATGGAGCGCAGCGGCATTGCCGGACGCATTGAGCACGATCGCGCGAAGAATGCGTTGTTCTGGGCGGCGATGACCTATGTCGTCGGTGCGCTCACCGCGCTTGCTCAGTTGGGCTACTGGCTGATGATCCTTCTCGGCCGCCGTGACTAA
- a CDS encoding FadR/GntR family transcriptional regulator produces MSKTSPTPGHDEHVSLSAKVEHSLKERILNGDWEEGFKLPSEGKLCTEFGVSRTAVREAMRQLRGQGLIETINGSGSYVSGGRLENVAQAMVAYSRLAGTRDASQDLVDFRIVIEGEAASRLAEQDDRSALASKMWEAYHEMESADNGLDFANADIRFHLSLLETCGNAFINMMGQALNAHYERFIRLAHSADDPTTRNMTLDEHKRILDAIESGDSTMARDTIGAHLGSAASRLRKIDE; encoded by the coding sequence ATGTCCAAAACGAGCCCCACACCAGGTCACGACGAGCATGTTTCCCTCAGTGCCAAGGTTGAGCACAGCTTGAAAGAGCGCATCCTCAACGGCGATTGGGAAGAAGGATTCAAATTGCCATCCGAAGGCAAGCTCTGCACCGAGTTTGGCGTCAGCCGTACCGCGGTACGTGAAGCCATGCGCCAGCTGCGCGGTCAGGGGTTGATCGAAACCATCAATGGCAGCGGCAGCTACGTCAGTGGCGGACGCTTGGAAAACGTAGCCCAGGCCATGGTCGCCTACTCGCGCCTCGCCGGCACCCGCGATGCCTCTCAGGACTTGGTCGACTTCCGCATCGTCATCGAAGGGGAAGCCGCCAGCCGCCTCGCCGAACAGGACGACCGCAGCGCCTTGGCCAGCAAAATGTGGGAGGCCTACCACGAAATGGAAAGCGCCGACAACGGCCTCGACTTCGCCAACGCCGACATCCGCTTCCATTTGTCCCTCCTCGAGACCTGCGGCAATGCATTCATCAACATGATGGGCCAGGCGCTCAACGCTCACTACGAGCGCTTCATCCGCCTCGCCCACTCGGCCGACGACCCAACCACCCGCAACATGACCCTCGACGAACACAAGCGCATCCTCGATGCCATCGAGTCGGGCGACAGTACCATGGCTCGCGACACCATCGGCGCCCACCTCGGGTCCGCCGCCAGCCGCCTGCGCAAGATCGACGAGTGA
- a CDS encoding rhamnulokinase encodes MQVFLAIDLGAGSGRLVAGKFDGAHLSLDEVHRFGNEGVEINGGSYWDTTRLFHDILDGLQIAAKRYGESLVSVATDTWGCDHALLDANGNLLGGHHQYRDPRSNGMQEAMSERIPLDQVYASTGIQPAFYNSSLHLLAERIKGNPCFQIAHRLLFTPDLLAYWLSGVMANERSIASTSQLYNPLTRDWAWDVIDALELPRSIFGEIVRIGTVLGEITESVAARTGAPAKLKVVASAGHDTASAVAGLPMERGGLWLSSGTWSILGVESEKPVTTPDAFAAGLSNEGGVNRTTRLLHNVSGLWLIQECRRHWADNGDDLSYAEMADLAEAAPAHTAFIDPNDPSFATPGDMPQKIQAFCRNSSQPVPETKGEILRVATESLALKYRQVVESLRSVTGRTFAQLHAGGGGIQNELLMQSTANAIGIPVVSGPTEATSCGNIITQMVATGTIRDVTEGRGIVARSMETKTFTPDPEQSWDAHYQRFLAIAHH; translated from the coding sequence ATGCAAGTATTCCTCGCCATTGATCTAGGAGCCGGATCCGGCCGTCTCGTCGCCGGAAAATTCGACGGCGCCCATCTCAGCCTCGATGAAGTCCACCGGTTCGGCAACGAAGGCGTCGAGATCAACGGCGGCTCGTACTGGGACACGACCCGGCTATTCCACGACATCCTCGACGGCCTGCAAATTGCCGCCAAACGTTATGGCGAGTCGCTCGTCTCCGTTGCCACCGACACCTGGGGCTGTGACCACGCGCTGCTCGATGCCAACGGCAACCTGCTGGGCGGCCACCACCAATACCGCGACCCTCGCAGCAACGGCATGCAGGAAGCCATGTCCGAGCGTATCCCGCTCGACCAGGTCTACGCCAGCACCGGTATCCAACCGGCATTTTACAACTCGAGCCTCCACCTGTTAGCCGAGCGGATCAAAGGCAACCCGTGCTTCCAGATTGCGCACCGTTTGCTCTTCACTCCCGACCTGCTCGCCTACTGGCTGAGCGGTGTGATGGCCAACGAACGATCGATTGCCAGCACCAGCCAGCTCTACAACCCATTAACCCGCGACTGGGCGTGGGACGTCATCGACGCACTGGAGCTCCCCCGCTCCATTTTCGGTGAAATCGTCCGTATCGGCACGGTGTTGGGTGAGATCACCGAATCCGTCGCTGCCAGAACCGGTGCGCCGGCCAAGCTAAAAGTCGTGGCATCCGCCGGGCACGACACCGCGTCCGCCGTGGCAGGGCTCCCGATGGAGCGCGGCGGGCTTTGGCTCTCGTCCGGCACGTGGTCCATCCTCGGAGTGGAGTCGGAAAAACCGGTCACCACACCGGATGCGTTTGCCGCAGGGCTTTCCAACGAAGGTGGCGTCAACAGAACCACGCGCCTGCTACACAACGTCTCGGGTCTCTGGTTGATCCAAGAATGCCGCCGCCACTGGGCGGACAACGGGGACGATCTGAGCTACGCAGAGATGGCAGATCTTGCCGAAGCCGCCCCCGCGCACACCGCGTTCATCGACCCGAACGATCCGTCATTCGCCACACCCGGCGACATGCCGCAGAAGATTCAGGCATTCTGCCGCAACAGCAGCCAACCCGTCCCAGAAACCAAAGGCGAAATCCTGCGCGTGGCCACCGAGAGCCTCGCACTGAAATACCGCCAAGTGGTCGAATCACTCCGCTCGGTGACCGGACGCACATTCGCCCAACTTCACGCCGGCGGCGGAGGCATCCAGAACGAGTTGCTGATGCAGTCCACCGCCAACGCCATCGGGATTCCCGTCGTAAGCGGACCTACCGAAGCCACATCCTGCGGCAACATCATCACCCAAATGGTCGCCACCGGAACCATCCGCGACGTCACCGAAGGACGCGGGATCGTCGCCCGCTCGATGGAGACCAAAACCTTTACCCCTGATCCAGAGCAGTCATGGGACGCGCATTACCAGCGTTTCCTCGCCATCGCTCATCACTAG
- the pduL gene encoding phosphate propanoyltransferase, with the protein MAGSFNQQTPRAVVEHLVRERVYREMGLPLPRQAKAPNGLVVNVSARHCHLTQEAVEALFGPGHQLTPVKDLYQHGAYAAAEAVTLIGPRSRVISNLRVLGPCRDLNQIELAYTDAISLGFDIPTRMSGDVAGTPGCMLMGPNGYFKMEEGVIRAAPHVHMHPDDAAYYGVSHMDKMKLKVHGECGVTFDNLVVRVDESFKLEAHIDTDEGNACGLKPDTFCELIK; encoded by the coding sequence ATGGCTGGATCCTTCAATCAACAAACACCTCGCGCCGTTGTCGAACACTTGGTTCGGGAGCGGGTCTATCGGGAAATGGGATTGCCGTTGCCGCGTCAGGCGAAGGCGCCAAATGGCTTGGTAGTAAATGTGAGTGCCCGTCATTGCCACCTGACCCAAGAGGCGGTGGAAGCTCTATTCGGGCCGGGCCACCAGCTGACGCCGGTCAAAGACCTCTACCAACATGGTGCCTATGCCGCGGCTGAGGCGGTGACCTTGATCGGTCCGCGCAGCCGGGTGATCTCGAACCTGCGGGTGCTCGGTCCGTGCCGCGATCTCAACCAGATCGAGCTGGCGTACACTGATGCGATCTCGCTGGGCTTTGATATTCCCACCCGGATGTCTGGCGATGTGGCGGGGACGCCGGGCTGCATGCTGATGGGGCCGAACGGCTACTTCAAAATGGAGGAGGGCGTGATCCGCGCCGCGCCGCATGTGCACATGCACCCGGATGACGCGGCGTATTACGGCGTCTCCCACATGGACAAAATGAAACTCAAGGTCCACGGCGAGTGCGGTGTGACCTTCGACAACCTGGTCGTGCGCGTGGACGAGAGCTTCAAGCTCGAGGCGCATATCGACACCGATGAAGGCAATGCCTGCGGGCTCAAGCCGGACACATTTTGCGAGCTGATCAAGTGA